A genomic segment from Verrucomicrobiia bacterium encodes:
- a CDS encoding serine protease yields the protein MTLKLLCPLLAAVSLFSASVTNADELADKGRQVLKKNQHAVVTVQVVIKATSSGRGSENRQEITGTVVEPSGLTVLALSACDPTEMYRRLSDDYRVEVEVSDIKILLDDNTELAAEIVLRDKDMDLAFIRPKVKPAKPMPAIDLSQTGTADILDPVISLNRLNKAANRAYAVSVERISAVIQKPRTFYIPDSGQTSTTLGSPAFLTDGKFLGIFVMRAVRASGSGAMRQNITSIILPASEISEAAKQAPEGKVEEEKKADAAPAAAAAPAQ from the coding sequence ATGACTTTGAAATTACTTTGCCCGTTGCTCGCCGCCGTGTCGCTCTTCAGCGCGTCCGTAACAAACGCGGATGAGCTTGCAGACAAGGGCCGCCAGGTGTTGAAAAAAAATCAGCACGCCGTGGTGACCGTGCAGGTTGTCATCAAGGCCACCTCCTCAGGGCGCGGCAGCGAGAACCGGCAGGAGATCACAGGGACCGTTGTGGAACCTTCCGGCCTCACAGTGCTTGCGTTGTCGGCTTGCGATCCCACGGAAATGTATCGCCGCCTTTCGGACGATTACCGCGTGGAGGTGGAGGTCAGCGACATCAAGATCCTGCTCGACGACAACACTGAACTGGCGGCGGAAATTGTTCTGCGCGACAAGGACATGGATCTCGCATTCATTCGCCCCAAAGTGAAACCCGCGAAGCCAATGCCCGCGATTGATCTCTCACAAACCGGAACGGCCGATATCCTCGACCCTGTTATTTCCCTGAATCGCTTGAACAAGGCTGCGAACAGGGCGTACGCGGTTTCGGTCGAACGGATCAGCGCAGTGATCCAGAAGCCGCGCACGTTTTACATTCCCGACAGCGGACAGACCAGCACGACGCTGGGCTCTCCGGCATTTCTCACGGATGGAAAGTTTCTGGGCATCTTTGTCATGCGCGCCGTGCGTGCCAGCGGCAGCGGCGCCATGCGGCAGAACATCACGTCGATCATCCTGCCTGCCAGCGAGATCTCTGAAGCTGCCAAACAGGCGCCGGAAGGCAAAGTGGAGGAAGAGAAGAAGGCCGATGCCGCCCCTGCTGCTGCCGCGGCTCCCGCACAATAG